Proteins from a single region of Pseudomonas fulva:
- a CDS encoding HD-GYP domain-containing protein: MLKKIPTHAVRIGMFIQGFDGNWLSHPFWKSRFVIDDAEDLARVRQSGVSGVWIDTSKGLDLPGPTSAAPPPAPAVAEAPSVVAAVPVHSCSVRDELQRAAKLIKRSKKAVTELFQEARLGNAINVEGCMPLVADISESLARNSSALLGLARLKHKDEYTYLHSVAVCALMLSLARQLGLDEEHAREAGLAGLLHDVGKMAMPLEVLNKPGSLTDAEFAIMRSHPERGHAMLLAAGSLPESTLDVCLHHHEKYDGSGYPGHLAGEGISLLARMGAVCDVYDAITSNRPYKHAWNPAESLARMAQWTGHFDTRVFHALVRTVGIYPLGSLVRLESGRLGVVVDLLPDKLTTPVVRVFFSAKNRAAIVQQELDLSRPGVNDRIASREDPAEWGFSNLDDFWR; encoded by the coding sequence ATGCTGAAGAAAATCCCCACCCACGCCGTGCGCATCGGCATGTTCATCCAGGGCTTCGATGGCAACTGGCTGTCGCACCCGTTCTGGAAAAGCCGCTTCGTCATCGACGACGCCGAGGATCTGGCCCGTGTGCGCCAGAGCGGTGTCAGCGGTGTGTGGATCGATACCAGCAAGGGGCTGGACCTCCCCGGCCCTACCAGCGCCGCGCCGCCGCCTGCACCGGCCGTTGCCGAGGCACCGTCGGTGGTGGCCGCCGTGCCGGTGCACAGCTGCAGCGTGCGCGACGAGTTGCAGCGCGCCGCCAAGCTGATCAAGCGCTCGAAGAAGGCGGTCACCGAGCTGTTCCAGGAGGCGCGCCTGGGCAACGCCATCAACGTCGAGGGTTGCATGCCGCTGGTCGCCGATATCAGCGAGTCGCTGGCGCGCAACAGCTCGGCGCTGCTCGGCCTGGCGCGGCTCAAGCACAAGGATGAATACACCTACCTGCATTCGGTGGCGGTGTGTGCGCTGATGCTGTCGCTGGCCCGGCAACTGGGCCTGGACGAGGAGCACGCCCGGGAAGCCGGCCTGGCCGGGCTGCTCCACGACGTCGGCAAGATGGCCATGCCCCTGGAGGTGCTGAACAAGCCCGGCAGCCTGACCGATGCCGAGTTCGCCATCATGCGCAGCCATCCCGAGCGCGGCCACGCCATGCTGCTGGCGGCCGGCTCGCTGCCCGAGTCGACGCTGGACGTCTGCCTGCATCACCACGAAAAGTACGACGGCAGCGGTTATCCCGGCCACCTCGCCGGGGAGGGCATCAGCCTGCTGGCGCGGATGGGCGCGGTGTGCGACGTATACGACGCCATCACCTCCAACCGCCCCTACAAGCATGCCTGGAACCCGGCCGAGTCCCTGGCGCGCATGGCGCAGTGGACGGGCCACTTCGACACCCGGGTGTTCCATGCCCTGGTGCGCACGGTGGGGATCTACCCGCTGGGTTCGCTGGTGCGTTTGGAGTCCGGGCGGCTTGGCGTGGTGGTCGACCTGCTGCCGGATAAGCTGACCACCCCGGTGGTGCGGGTGTTCTTCTCGGCGAAGAACAGGGCGGCCATCGTGCAGCAGGAGTTGGACCTTTCCCGGCCGGGGGTCAATGACCGCATCGCCAGCCGCGAGGACCCGGCCGAGTGGGGCTTCAGCAACCTCGACGACTTCTGGCGCTAG
- a CDS encoding ATP-binding protein yields the protein MSGAVSLRRQILLSLSIMAAGVILLSIVGSYAFYAVASTLAPGSISETWVPSGIELLWMVGTLLAALGIAGYVGVRLSRRILTPLNSVAHSLREIAQGNLQARAAPDDRALGETGQLVRDFNAMAERLQSVTREQQFWNAAVAHELRTPVTILRGRLQGLAEGVFPPSTETFEGLLRQVEGLGRLIEDLRVLSLNDSDHLQLDLATTCPAEGIAATVQAFASRLQARGFALQLQLDEKTCVVCDEFRLRQALGALLENALAHADPGVLRIEAGVAADGYQLSVTDNGPGIDAELAAQVFEAFRRGEPSRSRHSGGSGLGLAVVRAIAQAHGGQARCVPAGNGTRFIVQLPLAAQA from the coding sequence ATGAGCGGCGCGGTGAGCCTGCGCCGGCAGATTCTGCTGTCACTGAGCATCATGGCGGCGGGCGTGATCCTGCTGTCGATCGTCGGCAGCTACGCGTTCTACGCCGTGGCCTCGACCCTCGCGCCCGGCAGCATTTCGGAAACCTGGGTGCCGTCCGGCATCGAGCTGCTGTGGATGGTCGGCACCCTCCTGGCGGCGCTGGGCATCGCCGGCTACGTGGGCGTCCGCCTGTCACGGCGCATTCTCACCCCGCTCAACTCGGTGGCCCACAGCCTGCGGGAAATCGCCCAGGGCAACCTGCAGGCCCGTGCCGCGCCGGATGACCGGGCGCTCGGCGAAACCGGCCAGCTGGTGCGCGACTTCAACGCCATGGCCGAGCGCCTGCAGAGCGTGACCCGCGAACAGCAGTTCTGGAACGCTGCGGTGGCCCACGAGCTGCGCACTCCGGTGACCATCCTGCGCGGGCGCCTGCAAGGCCTGGCCGAAGGCGTGTTCCCACCCAGCACCGAGACCTTCGAAGGGCTGCTGCGCCAGGTCGAGGGGCTTGGCCGGCTGATCGAAGACCTGCGCGTGCTGAGCCTCAATGACAGCGACCACCTGCAGCTCGACCTCGCGACCACCTGCCCCGCCGAAGGCATCGCGGCCACCGTACAGGCCTTCGCCAGCCGCTTGCAGGCCCGCGGCTTCGCGCTGCAGTTGCAGCTGGATGAGAAAACCTGCGTGGTCTGCGACGAATTTCGCCTGCGCCAGGCGCTGGGCGCCCTGCTGGAAAATGCCCTGGCCCATGCCGACCCCGGCGTGCTGCGCATCGAGGCCGGCGTGGCGGCTGACGGCTACCAACTGAGCGTCACGGACAACGGCCCGGGCATCGACGCCGAACTGGCTGCCCAGGTGTTCGAGGCGTTCCGCCGCGGCGAGCCCTCCCGTTCGCGCCACAGCGGCGGCAGCGGCCTGGGCCTGGCGGTGGTCAGGGCCATCGCCCAGGCCCATGGCGGCCAGGCGCGCTGCGTGCCTGCGGGGAACGGCACGCGGTTTATCGTGCAGCTGCCCTTGGCCGCGCAGGCCTGA